A genomic segment from Andrena cerasifolii isolate SP2316 chromosome 7, iyAndCera1_principal, whole genome shotgun sequence encodes:
- the LOC143371210 gene encoding uncharacterized protein LOC143371210 — MEANGLRIDECTFEKALRMLAPDETVKVLGITSRCLSDKGMNFLSDLYEASVRYAVTSKNEKTKPERLANLIIKTEPLNKVSRDMVRQQNMFVTELKVLRDVLPRINEFVGGQVGPRLFYGSENPRALIMENLATRKFGMKDRQKGLPFEHCRVVVEQLAKFHAGSVAVHEKDPGAIEWFKDGGIVSTKCPAHFIRLMEVSLLRIGKQLQKWSDEECSASGGKLIKLAETIGARCMAAYNYDSDEFCVLNHGDCWINNMMFKENRKGEPVDLLLVDYQMSVYTSPAVDLLYFLNICPEFAVKYDNDEYFLDLYLATLKETMERIGCKTVPPTMQQLKEAMHKRRAYSILSGIVLYLRMMANKEDTEDFGQVLMKYCGETKMDVFKNPDAVQLTRKMIPVMNRRGDFD, encoded by the exons ATGGAAGCGAATGGTTTGAGGATCGACGAGTGCACGTTCGAGAAGGCGTTGCGGATGCTGGCGCCCGATGAGACGGTGAAGGTCCTCGGGATCACGAGTCGTTGTCTCTCTGATAAAGGGATGAACTTCCTAAGCGATCTTTACGAGGCGTCCGTGAGGTACGCGGTGACTTCGAAGAACGAGAAGACGAAGCCGGAGCGCCTGGCGAATTTGATTATCAAAACCGAGCCGTTGAACAAAGTGTCCAGGGACATGGTGCGCCAGCAGAATATGTTCGTGACGGAGCTGAAAGTCCTGCGCGACGTTCTGCCGAGGATAAATGAATTCGTCGGCGGCCAGGTAGGGCCAAGATTGTTCTATGGCAGCGAGAATCCTCGAGCTCTTATCATGGAGAACCTGGCCACCAGGAAATTCGGAATGAAGGATCGCCAGAAAGGGTTGCCCTTCGAGCATTGCCGCGTGGTCGTAGAGCAGCTTGCCAAGTTCCACGCTGGGTCCGTCGCTGTTCACGAGAAG GATCCAGGGGCAATCGAGTGGTTCAAGGACGGTGGGATCGTGTCAACCAAGTGCCCCGCGCATTTTATCAGGCTAATGGAGGTGAGCCTCCTCCGGATCGGCAAACAGTTGCAGAAATGGTCGGACGAGGAGTGCTCCGCTTCGGGGGGGAAATTGATTAAGCTGGCGGAAACTATCGGAGCGCGATGCATGGCCGCGTATAATTATGATTCGGACGAGTTCTGCGTGCTGAACCACGGGGACTGTTGGATAAACAATATGATGTTTAAGGAGAATCGGAAAGGCGAACCAGTCGATCTACTTTTG GTCGACTATCAAATGTCCGTCTACACCTCCCCAGCCGTGGACTTGTTGTACTTCCTAAACATTTGCCCCGAGTTCGCCGTGAAATACGACAACGACGAGTACTTCCTCGACCTTTACTTGGCTACCTTGAAGGAGACGATGGAGAGAATCGGTTGCAAAACGGTGCCGCCGACGATGCAGCAGCTGAAAGAGGCGATGCACAAGAGGAGAGCATACTCGATCCTGTCTGGAATCGTGCTTTACCTGCGGATGATGGCGAACAAGGAGGACACCGAGGATTTTGGCCAAGTACTAATGAAGTACTGCGGCGAAACCAAGATGGACGTTTTCAAGAACCCAGATGCGGTGCAGCTGACGCGCAAGATGATCCCAGTGATGAACAGAAGGGGTGACTTCGATTGA